The following are encoded together in the Parabacteroides chongii genome:
- a CDS encoding DUF4292 domain-containing protein → MRIPFLTRVQLPALIVVCFLLVLSGCKSSKKVGTVVSGGAKAHNEFFEAMEEHSFQFNTMTARLNAELKGTKNNMSSRVDLKMVKDSAFQLSVQPFLGIEVFRAEFTVDSIKVVDRMNKRYVAERYADLKGQTPIEFNFYNLQALFTNHIFLPGQQFIEPKQFKRFKLNQEGSTAEIRIKDSLGLLYTFFADGEEKLLSTYITDPSEQYALQWDYADFRITDGQPFPQLMDVNVLANGSSQGGIAFRFSRIQTNVPVNLEFSIPAKYKRITFAQILKSISNSQK, encoded by the coding sequence ATGAGAATCCCGTTCCTAACGCGAGTACAACTGCCGGCACTGATAGTCGTATGCTTCTTACTGGTCCTGTCGGGCTGTAAATCGTCGAAAAAGGTCGGAACGGTTGTTTCCGGCGGTGCCAAGGCGCACAATGAATTTTTTGAAGCGATGGAAGAGCACTCGTTCCAGTTCAATACGATGACTGCCCGCCTGAATGCGGAGCTGAAAGGCACTAAAAATAACATGAGTTCACGTGTGGACCTGAAGATGGTCAAAGACAGTGCATTCCAGTTATCCGTCCAGCCGTTCCTGGGTATCGAAGTGTTCCGTGCCGAGTTTACGGTCGACAGCATAAAGGTGGTAGACCGTATGAACAAACGCTATGTAGCCGAACGCTATGCCGACCTGAAAGGACAGACTCCGATCGAGTTCAACTTCTACAACCTGCAGGCGTTGTTCACCAACCATATTTTCCTGCCGGGACAGCAGTTTATCGAACCGAAACAGTTCAAACGTTTCAAGCTGAACCAGGAAGGATCGACGGCTGAGATCCGGATCAAGGATTCACTCGGACTGCTTTATACTTTCTTTGCCGACGGCGAAGAGAAGTTGCTCTCAACCTACATCACCGATCCGTCCGAACAGTATGCCTTGCAATGGGATTATGCCGACTTCCGCATAACGGACGGACAACCGTTCCCGCAGTTGATGGACGTAAATGTGCTGGCTAACGGCTCCTCTCAGGGTGGAATCGCTTTCCGTTTTTCCCGCATACAGACAAATGTGCCGGTTAATTTGGAGTTTTCCATTCCGGCTAAATATAAACGTATTACCTTTGCACAGATCCTGAAGTCAATCAGTAACAGTCAGAAATAG
- a CDS encoding murein hydrolase activator EnvC family protein → MKYTWFVIFTLTALTAFGQKSARVRQLEEQRKKALAEIEMTNQLLKETTQTAQNSLNRLNLLSQQILSRKKVISLLNQEVGELDDQIVASRREITRLEKELGGKRDNYGKSMQSMFKRRSSQDKLLFILSADNFAQSMRRMRYLREYADWQKQQATEIIDKQTEIALKQKELEKTRSEKNALLSTREQESKKLQTEENNQKVEVQQLSKKQKELKEQLRKKQQQANALNRQIEKQIAEEIARAEAEAKAARERERRAREKAKAEGKAPAKEPIQEERVADTKGGYAMTRAEKKLSDDFAGNRGRLPFPVAGRYTIVGTFGEQQHQELKYVRTNNSGIDIQTTPGADARAVFNGEVTRVFVVPGYNNSVIIRHGNYLTVYSNLSQVYVKAGDKVSTRQAIGKIFTDTENGNATILHFQLWKEKTKLNPSPWLD, encoded by the coding sequence ATGAAATACACTTGGTTTGTCATATTCACGTTAACTGCCCTGACCGCCTTCGGTCAGAAGTCAGCCCGGGTGAGACAGCTCGAAGAACAGCGTAAAAAGGCGTTGGCGGAGATCGAAATGACAAACCAGTTGCTGAAAGAAACTACCCAAACGGCACAAAACTCGCTCAACCGCTTGAACCTGCTTTCGCAGCAGATCCTTTCCCGAAAGAAAGTGATCAGCCTGCTCAATCAGGAGGTAGGCGAACTGGATGACCAGATCGTTGCTTCCCGCCGGGAAATCACCAGGCTGGAAAAAGAATTGGGCGGCAAACGTGACAACTACGGCAAGTCCATGCAAAGTATGTTTAAACGCCGCAGCTCACAGGACAAACTGCTTTTCATCCTCTCTGCCGACAACTTCGCACAATCCATGCGCCGCATGCGTTACCTGCGCGAATATGCCGACTGGCAAAAACAGCAGGCTACCGAGATCATCGACAAGCAAACCGAGATAGCACTCAAGCAGAAAGAGCTTGAAAAAACACGTTCCGAAAAGAATGCGTTGCTGAGCACCCGCGAACAGGAAAGTAAAAAGCTCCAGACCGAAGAGAACAACCAGAAGGTCGAAGTACAGCAACTCAGTAAGAAACAAAAGGAACTGAAAGAACAACTCCGTAAGAAACAACAGCAGGCGAATGCCTTGAACCGTCAGATCGAAAAGCAGATCGCCGAAGAGATAGCCCGTGCCGAAGCCGAAGCAAAGGCTGCCCGCGAGCGTGAACGCCGTGCCCGTGAAAAGGCGAAAGCCGAAGGCAAAGCACCAGCCAAAGAGCCTATACAGGAAGAGCGTGTAGCCGATACAAAAGGCGGTTATGCCATGACCCGGGCGGAAAAGAAACTTTCCGACGACTTTGCCGGCAATCGCGGACGTTTGCCGTTCCCTGTCGCCGGACGTTATACCATCGTCGGCACTTTCGGAGAGCAACAGCACCAGGAATTGAAATATGTACGTACCAACAATAGCGGTATCGACATCCAGACTACTCCGGGAGCAGATGCCCGCGCCGTATTCAATGGCGAAGTGACCCGTGTATTCGTGGTTCCGGGTTACAACAACTCTGTCATCATACGCCACGGTAACTACCTGACGGTCTACAGTAACCTAAGCCAGGTATATGTAAAGGCAGGCGACAAGGTCAGCACCCGCCAGGCAATCGGCAAGATATTCACCGACACGGAAAACGGCAATGCCACAATCCTCCACTTCCAGCTTTGGAAAGAAAAAACGAAACTGAATCCTTCGCCCTGGCTCGACTAA
- a CDS encoding chromate transporter: protein MYWTLFLTFLKIGVGTIGGGYAMLPLIQREVVDRGWLSKEDFIDLFSVAQSLPGIFAVNISIFVGYKLKKSMGSVVCALGTILPSFVIILLIATFFTQVQDNEWVEKIFKGLRPAVVALIAVPCITTARSIKLNYVSMLIPIAAALLIWIGGVSPVWIILAAIAGGLVYGLKIKKN from the coding sequence ATGTATTGGACGCTCTTTCTTACGTTCCTCAAAATAGGCGTGGGGACGATAGGTGGCGGATACGCCATGTTGCCGCTAATTCAGCGGGAAGTCGTAGACCGCGGTTGGTTATCCAAAGAAGATTTCATCGACCTCTTCTCCGTCGCACAGTCATTACCGGGTATCTTCGCAGTAAATATCTCCATCTTTGTCGGCTATAAACTGAAAAAAAGTATGGGAAGTGTAGTCTGCGCCCTGGGTACGATTCTGCCGTCTTTCGTGATCATCCTGCTGATCGCTACGTTCTTTACCCAGGTGCAGGACAATGAATGGGTGGAAAAAATATTCAAGGGGTTGCGTCCCGCTGTTGTGGCGTTGATCGCTGTTCCCTGTATTACTACGGCACGTTCCATCAAGCTGAATTATGTTTCGATGCTGATCCCCATCGCAGCAGCGTTGCTTATCTGGATAGGAGGCGTTTCGCCGGTATGGATCATTCTGGCCGCTATTGCCGGAGGATTGGTGTATGGTTTAAAGATAAAGAAGAATTGA
- a CDS encoding chromate transporter, producing MIWLQLLYVYLKIGIFGFGGGYAMLSLIQADVVDRYGWISLQEFTDIVAISQMTPGPIGINSATYIGYTAIHNAGYSPFMAVLGSCLTTFAVCLPSFILVLVISYFFAKFKNNKYVVAAFTGLRPATVGLIAAAALLLMNKENFIDYKSFLIFGAAFILTWKFKIHPILMIALAGIAGVILYW from the coding sequence ATGATCTGGTTACAGTTACTTTATGTCTATCTGAAGATCGGAATCTTCGGTTTTGGTGGCGGATATGCCATGCTCTCGCTGATACAGGCGGATGTAGTGGACCGCTATGGATGGATTTCCCTGCAGGAGTTTACGGATATTGTGGCGATCTCGCAGATGACACCCGGACCGATCGGGATCAACAGTGCGACTTATATCGGTTACACAGCCATTCACAATGCCGGATACTCGCCGTTCATGGCTGTTCTCGGTTCGTGCCTGACTACATTTGCCGTGTGTCTGCCTTCGTTCATCCTGGTATTGGTCATTTCCTACTTCTTTGCCAAATTCAAGAACAACAAATACGTCGTAGCCGCTTTCACCGGCCTGCGCCCTGCCACAGTCGGACTGATAGCTGCCGCCGCCTTACTGTTGATGAACAAGGAGAACTTCATCGACTACAAAAGTTTCCTGATCTTCGGTGCCGCCTTTATCCTCACCTGGAAGTTCAAGATCCACCCGATCCTGATGATCGCATTGGCAGGAATCGCCGGAGTGATACTGTATTGGTAA
- a CDS encoding efflux RND transporter periplasmic adaptor subunit — protein sequence MTKRVKWGVTAAIFLMIAGMIAYPQIKNQLTASGKDSVVPPAPGTSARKQVLNINAEVLKFQSLTDKVISTGSIIPDEEVDLSFESSGKVVNIYFTEGTHVKAGDLLAKINDKPLQAQLRKLEAQIPLAKDRVYRQRTLLEKDAVSQEAYEQVTTEYEKLMADIDLVKANILQTELRAPFDGIIGLRSVSEGAYVSPTTVITKLTKISPLKIEFSIPERYANDVSNGTTIVFRLEDSDGIMRDYNAKVYAVESKMDMTTRTLKVRATYPNTNETIFPGRYTSVEITKREIMNALAIPSEALIPEMGKNVVYLYKNGVADPTEIEIGLRTESHVQVLKGLQPGDTLITSGVMQLRTGMNVTIDNLY from the coding sequence ATGACGAAGAGAGTGAAGTGGGGCGTTACCGCTGCGATCTTCCTGATGATTGCAGGGATGATTGCTTATCCACAGATTAAAAACCAGTTGACAGCATCCGGCAAGGATTCCGTTGTACCACCCGCACCGGGAACAAGTGCACGTAAACAGGTGCTGAACATTAACGCCGAAGTATTGAAATTTCAATCGCTGACCGACAAAGTAATCAGTACAGGCAGTATTATTCCCGACGAAGAAGTAGACTTATCCTTCGAATCGTCCGGAAAAGTGGTGAATATCTATTTCACCGAAGGTACGCATGTAAAAGCCGGCGACCTGCTTGCCAAGATCAATGACAAACCCCTGCAAGCACAGCTCCGGAAACTGGAAGCCCAGATTCCGTTGGCAAAAGACCGGGTATACCGCCAGCGCACCTTGCTGGAAAAAGACGCGGTCAGCCAGGAAGCCTACGAGCAGGTGACTACCGAATATGAGAAACTGATGGCAGATATCGATCTCGTAAAGGCCAACATCCTGCAAACCGAACTGCGCGCGCCTTTCGATGGCATCATCGGTCTGCGTTCCGTCAGTGAAGGGGCGTATGTGTCTCCTACTACCGTCATTACCAAGCTGACTAAGATATCGCCGTTGAAGATCGAGTTCTCCATCCCTGAAAGATATGCAAACGACGTGAGCAACGGGACGACGATCGTCTTCCGCCTGGAAGATTCGGACGGTATCATGCGCGATTACAATGCCAAAGTATATGCCGTCGAAAGTAAAATGGATATGACAACCCGTACCCTGAAGGTACGCGCCACTTATCCGAATACGAACGAAACGATTTTCCCCGGACGCTATACCTCCGTCGAGATCACCAAACGCGAGATCATGAACGCACTTGCCATTCCGAGCGAGGCGCTGATCCCGGAAATGGGCAAGAACGTCGTTTATCTCTACAAAAACGGAGTAGCCGACCCGACGGAAATAGAGATCGGCCTGCGTACCGAAAGTCACGTACAGGTACTCAAAGGTTTACAACCCGGCGACACGCTGATCACTTCGGGTGTGATGCAGCTCCGGACCGGCATGAATGTTACTATTGATAATCTGTATTAA
- a CDS encoding efflux RND transporter permease subunit gives MANISETSINRPVLSTVMMLIILLFGMIGYKFLGVREFPSVDQPIISVNVSYPGANAEVIMNQITEPLEQNINGIPGIRSLSSVSSQGSSRITVEFELSVDMETAANDVRDKVSRAQRYLPRDCDPPTVAKADADATPIMQIGVQSNRRSLMELSEIAELTVKERLQTISNVSGVDIWGQKRYSMRLWLDPIKMAGYGVTPLDVKNAVDAENVELPSGSIEGNTIDLSIRTLGLMHTAKEFDDLIVKKDANNIVRFKDVGRAELAPEDLRSILRKNGEPMVICVIVPQPGANHIEIADEAYKRIEQLKKDLPEDVSIEMIYDNTRFIRASIAEVEETIYVALALVVLIIFLFLRDWRVTLVPCVVIPVSLVGAFFVMYISGFSINVLTMLAVVLSVGLVVDDAIVVAENIYVRIEQGMNPKEAGIEGSKEIFFAVISTTVTLVSVFLPIVFMEGMTGRLFKEFSIVIAGSVTISSFVALTFTPMLATKLLRRREKKNWLYVKTEPFFEGLNNIYARSLNYFLSHKWWAIPIVVIMFGSIGYFWKTIRSELSPLEDRSSISINMRAQEGATFEFIRDFSDRIATLADSIAPERKFLTNRSSSSNANISVILPDIKERERSQMEIAEKLSAAVRKETQARAFVQQQSTFGGRRGGMPVQYVLQAPSLEKLAEKLPEFMLKVNESPVFQMADVNLKFTKPETRIEIDRDKASSLGVSTRNIAQTLQYALSGQRMGYFYMNGKQYQILGEINRQQRNTPLDLKSIYVRSDNGSMIQLDNLVTLHEDVAPPQLYRYNRFVSATVSSGLNKGYTIGDGLDEMDRIAAETLDGSFRTALSGESKEFRESSSSLMFAMILALLMIYLVLAAQFESFKDPLVVMFTVPLAIAGALIFMSYSGITMNIFSQIGIIMLIGLVAKNGILIVEFANQRQEAGLSMAEAIRSASTQRLRPILMTSVSTILGLVPLVYATGEGAQGRVAMGIAVVGGMLVSTFLTLFIVPAMYSFISTDRAKKI, from the coding sequence ATGGCAAATATATCGGAAACCAGTATAAACAGGCCGGTACTTTCGACGGTAATGATGCTTATCATCCTGCTGTTCGGTATGATCGGCTACAAGTTCCTGGGGGTTCGCGAGTTCCCCAGTGTGGACCAGCCTATTATCTCGGTAAACGTGTCCTATCCGGGAGCGAACGCCGAGGTTATCATGAACCAGATCACGGAGCCGCTGGAGCAGAACATCAACGGTATCCCGGGTATCCGCTCCCTGAGCAGTGTCAGCAGCCAGGGTAGCAGCCGTATCACCGTCGAGTTCGAACTGTCGGTGGATATGGAAACGGCAGCCAACGACGTGCGTGACAAGGTATCGCGTGCCCAGCGTTATCTGCCGCGCGACTGTGACCCTCCGACCGTAGCCAAGGCAGATGCCGATGCGACTCCCATCATGCAGATCGGCGTGCAAAGCAACCGACGCTCGCTGATGGAACTGAGTGAAATAGCTGAACTGACTGTAAAAGAACGCCTGCAGACGATCTCGAATGTGAGCGGTGTGGATATATGGGGACAGAAACGTTACTCCATGCGACTGTGGCTCGACCCGATCAAGATGGCAGGCTATGGCGTCACCCCACTGGACGTAAAGAATGCCGTGGATGCGGAAAACGTGGAATTGCCTTCCGGTAGCATCGAAGGGAATACGATCGATCTGTCTATCCGTACCCTGGGGCTGATGCATACGGCAAAAGAGTTCGACGACCTGATCGTCAAGAAAGATGCCAACAATATCGTCCGTTTCAAAGACGTCGGACGGGCAGAACTGGCACCGGAAGACCTGCGCAGTATCCTGCGTAAGAACGGTGAACCGATGGTGATTTGCGTGATCGTTCCTCAGCCGGGTGCCAACCATATCGAGATTGCCGACGAGGCTTACAAACGTATCGAGCAGTTGAAGAAAGACCTGCCGGAAGATGTTTCGATCGAAATGATCTACGACAATACCCGTTTCATCCGCGCCTCTATCGCCGAAGTGGAAGAGACGATCTATGTGGCATTGGCACTGGTAGTATTGATCATCTTCCTGTTCCTTCGTGACTGGCGCGTGACGCTGGTTCCCTGCGTGGTAATTCCAGTGTCGCTGGTGGGTGCTTTCTTCGTGATGTATATCTCCGGTTTCTCCATCAACGTATTGACCATGCTGGCAGTCGTTCTTTCAGTCGGACTGGTGGTGGACGACGCGATCGTGGTGGCGGAAAATATCTATGTCCGCATCGAACAAGGCATGAATCCGAAGGAGGCTGGTATAGAAGGGTCGAAAGAAATCTTCTTCGCAGTCATCTCGACGACGGTAACCCTCGTTTCGGTGTTCCTTCCGATTGTGTTTATGGAGGGGATGACGGGACGTTTGTTCAAGGAGTTCAGTATCGTGATTGCCGGTTCGGTGACGATCTCTTCGTTTGTCGCCCTGACCTTCACGCCGATGCTTGCAACCAAATTGCTTCGCAGACGGGAAAAGAAGAACTGGCTGTATGTAAAAACCGAACCTTTCTTCGAAGGGTTGAACAATATCTATGCCCGGTCACTCAACTATTTCCTGAGCCATAAATGGTGGGCTATTCCTATAGTAGTCATCATGTTCGGTTCGATCGGCTACTTTTGGAAAACGATCCGTTCCGAGCTGTCGCCGCTGGAGGACCGCTCTTCCATATCCATCAATATGCGTGCCCAGGAAGGTGCCACTTTCGAGTTCATCCGCGATTTCTCCGACCGGATCGCTACACTCGCCGACTCCATCGCACCGGAGCGTAAGTTCCTGACAAACCGTTCTTCCAGCAGCAACGCCAATATCAGCGTGATCCTGCCGGATATTAAAGAGCGTGAACGTTCGCAGATGGAGATAGCCGAGAAGCTGTCGGCAGCCGTACGTAAGGAAACGCAGGCACGCGCCTTCGTTCAGCAGCAGTCTACTTTTGGCGGACGACGCGGCGGTATGCCTGTACAGTATGTATTGCAGGCACCCAGTTTGGAAAAGCTGGCGGAAAAGCTGCCTGAATTCATGCTGAAAGTAAACGAAAGCCCTGTCTTCCAGATGGCGGATGTGAACCTGAAGTTCACCAAGCCGGAGACACGTATCGAGATCGATCGCGACAAGGCTTCTTCGCTGGGGGTCAGCACGCGCAACATCGCACAGACATTGCAATATGCATTGAGCGGGCAGCGTATGGGTTATTTCTATATGAATGGTAAACAATATCAGATACTAGGCGAAATCAACCGCCAGCAGCGTAACACGCCGCTCGACCTGAAGTCGATCTATGTGCGCAGCGACAACGGTTCGATGATCCAGCTGGATAACCTGGTGACACTGCATGAAGACGTGGCACCGCCTCAGTTATACCGCTACAACCGTTTCGTTTCGGCTACGGTTTCCAGCGGCCTGAACAAAGGATATACCATCGGTGACGGTTTGGACGAAATGGACCGTATCGCGGCAGAGACACTGGACGGCAGTTTCCGGACAGCCCTTTCCGGTGAATCGAAAGAGTTCCGCGAAAGTTCTTCCAGTCTGATGTTTGCCATGATCCTGGCATTGCTGATGATCTACCTGGTCCTTGCCGCCCAGTTCGAGAGCTTCAAGGACCCGTTGGTGGTGATGTTCACCGTGCCGCTGGCTATCGCGGGAGCTTTAATCTTTATGAGTTATTCGGGTATCACGATGAATATATTCAGTCAGATCGGTATTATCATGCTGATCGGTCTGGTAGCAAAGAACGGTATCCTGATCGTGGAGTTTGCCAACCAGCGCCAGGAGGCGGGGCTGAGTATGGCGGAAGCGATCCGTTCGGCCTCCACACAGCGCCTGCGTCCGATCCTGATGACCAGTGTGTCTACTATCCTCGGACTGGTGCCGCTGGTATATGCGACAGGCGAAGGAGCACAGGGACGTGTTGCCATGGGTATTGCCGTAGTGGGCGGTATGTTGGTATCGACATTCCTTACCCTGTTCATCGTTCCTGCCATGTATAGTTTTATTTCAACAGACAGAGCAAAAAAGATATGA
- a CDS encoding TolC family protein, producing MKKVLFMILAVSASLGVKAQEIYSLKQCIETGLERNYSIRIVRNEQLISDNNATPGNAGYLPTVDMSGGFSGSINNNRNKLADGTTEKQNGVNNETGDIGLNVNWTVFDGFGIQAEYARLKELQRMGELNTRLTIEDFVATLSGEYYNLIRQHIRLRNLRSSLDLSRERVRIAEERYHIGSGSRMDLQQAQVDFNADSSNVLNQLEVVHTSRIRLNELMALDNIDEQIALKDSVIRPNIFLDEVDLWQSTLASNASLLIAQKNQTLTELEYKKVKSRDYPYVKLNAGYGYTANWYEVGATDLQQRLGLNYGLTVGLNLFDGLNRRRERRNARIQIENSQLKKQELELGLRADMSNLWMAYQNNLGLWNLEKENVVVALENHRIAIDRYKLGELSGIELREAQISLLEAEERQSISEYSTKLCEISLLQLSGQILTYVAPEPEKASF from the coding sequence ATGAAAAAGGTCTTATTCATGATACTGGCTGTTTCTGCTTCCCTGGGCGTAAAGGCACAGGAGATATACAGCCTGAAACAATGCATCGAAACCGGACTGGAGCGTAACTATTCCATCCGCATCGTACGCAACGAGCAACTGATCAGTGACAATAACGCGACACCGGGCAATGCCGGTTACCTGCCGACAGTGGATATGAGCGGCGGGTTCAGCGGCTCGATCAATAACAACCGCAACAAATTAGCCGACGGTACGACCGAGAAGCAGAACGGTGTCAATAACGAAACCGGCGACATCGGGCTGAACGTGAACTGGACGGTATTCGACGGTTTCGGTATCCAGGCGGAATATGCACGGCTGAAAGAACTTCAACGAATGGGCGAACTGAACACGCGCCTGACGATAGAGGATTTCGTAGCCACGCTCTCGGGCGAATATTACAACCTGATCCGCCAGCATATCCGTTTACGGAACTTGCGTTCATCCCTCGACCTTTCCCGCGAGCGTGTCCGTATTGCGGAAGAGCGTTATCACATCGGTTCGGGCTCGCGCATGGACCTGCAGCAGGCACAGGTGGACTTCAACGCCGACAGTTCCAATGTGCTGAACCAGCTGGAGGTGGTACATACTTCCCGCATCCGCTTGAACGAGCTGATGGCACTCGATAATATAGACGAGCAGATCGCCCTGAAAGATTCGGTGATACGCCCGAACATCTTCCTCGACGAAGTGGACCTGTGGCAAAGCACGCTGGCTTCGAATGCCTCCCTGCTGATCGCCCAAAAGAACCAGACGCTAACCGAATTGGAATATAAAAAGGTGAAGAGCCGCGACTACCCGTATGTCAAGCTGAATGCGGGCTACGGTTATACCGCAAACTGGTACGAGGTGGGTGCCACCGACTTGCAGCAACGCCTGGGGCTGAACTACGGCCTGACGGTAGGTCTGAACCTGTTCGACGGTCTGAACCGTCGCCGCGAACGTCGTAATGCACGTATCCAGATAGAAAACAGCCAGCTGAAGAAACAGGAGCTGGAATTGGGCCTGCGTGCCGACATGAGTAATCTGTGGATGGCTTACCAAAATAATCTGGGTCTGTGGAATCTAGAGAAAGAGAATGTCGTTGTGGCTTTGGAAAACCATCGCATCGCAATCGACCGCTATAAACTGGGTGAGTTATCCGGCATCGAGCTTCGTGAAGCCCAGATAAGCCTGCTGGAAGCCGAAGAGCGGCAGTCCATATCAGAATATTCGACAAAGCTATGCGAAATATCCCTCCTGCAACTAAGCGGCCAGATTTTGACCTATGTAGCTCCGGAACCGGAGAAAGCTAGTTTTTAA
- a CDS encoding AraC family transcriptional regulator, whose amino-acid sequence MIKILLLTDFSSGYSRSLLENVVRYAREVGPWAFYRMPLYFRELYGDEGVVEWAKKWGADAIIAQFSDIDLSVLNQLNIPIIVQNYKERSSGISNLTGDYFGTGVIAANFFLHKGYKSFAYYGLTDTVWGRERGEGFKKIVNNKGYEVYEFNNRKRVPSEKWSFDVEQVSRWLLSLPKPIALFACDDYYALQITEVCKMYDISIPEEIAVLGVDNDKLLCNISDPQLSSIELDIENGGYEAGKLLHQFIEKKIIAPVDIIIKPVRIVPRASTERFAVSDRHIEQLLQYIDNNYQNPLSVDELTQIIPFSRRVLEKKFKRETGTSVYQYLLDLRIEKFADLLITTDLPLIEAATRSGFTDYKNISRIFTKAKEMTPLQYRKRFTPKNK is encoded by the coding sequence ATGATAAAAATACTTCTGTTAACCGATTTTTCCAGTGGCTACAGCCGGTCGCTTCTGGAAAATGTCGTTAGATATGCAAGGGAAGTCGGTCCATGGGCCTTTTATCGAATGCCCTTGTATTTCCGGGAACTTTATGGCGACGAAGGAGTTGTGGAATGGGCGAAAAAATGGGGAGCGGACGCAATCATCGCCCAGTTCTCGGATATAGACCTATCTGTTTTAAACCAGTTAAATATACCGATCATCGTTCAAAATTACAAAGAACGAAGCTCCGGTATTTCCAATCTGACGGGTGACTATTTCGGGACAGGTGTCATCGCTGCTAATTTTTTCCTGCATAAAGGCTATAAGTCATTTGCTTACTATGGTCTGACAGATACAGTGTGGGGACGTGAACGTGGCGAAGGCTTCAAAAAGATCGTCAACAACAAGGGGTATGAGGTTTATGAATTTAATAACCGGAAACGGGTACCCAGTGAAAAATGGAGCTTTGATGTCGAACAAGTAAGCAGATGGTTACTAAGCCTACCTAAGCCGATAGCCCTTTTTGCCTGTGACGACTATTATGCCTTACAAATCACCGAAGTCTGCAAGATGTATGATATCAGCATTCCCGAAGAAATCGCAGTGTTGGGTGTAGACAATGATAAATTATTATGTAATATCTCCGATCCTCAACTATCGTCCATTGAACTGGATATAGAAAATGGCGGTTATGAAGCAGGAAAACTACTTCATCAGTTTATAGAAAAGAAGATCATTGCACCGGTCGATATTATAATAAAACCTGTACGGATCGTCCCCCGTGCCTCTACGGAACGTTTTGCCGTATCCGACAGACATATAGAACAACTACTGCAATACATCGACAATAATTATCAGAATCCTTTATCAGTCGATGAACTGACTCAAATAATACCTTTCTCAAGACGAGTGTTGGAAAAGAAATTTAAACGAGAAACCGGAACGTCCGTATACCAATACCTTCTGGATCTCCGCATAGAGAAATTCGCCGACCTGCTGATCACTACCGACCTGCCGCTGATCGAGGCTGCAACCCGGTCAGGCTTCACTGACTACAAAAATATTTCCCGTATCTTTACCAAAGCAAAAGAAATGACTCCTCTCCAATATCGGAAACGATTCACCCCTAAAAACAAATAA